A window from Planococcus maritimus encodes these proteins:
- a CDS encoding YhfH family protein, translating to MKNMQTFETRTRKECRECGCEIKERRESIIYECERCIGNKDE from the coding sequence ATGAAAAACATGCAAACATTTGAGACGCGTACACGTAAGGAATGCCGGGAATGCGGTTGTGAAATCAAGGAACGCCGCGAGTCGATTATCTACGAATGCGAACGCTGCATCGGAAACAAAGACGAATAG
- a CDS encoding HAD family hydrolase, translating to MRVAIFDFDGTLYSKETFQLMMNHLKNHPVHNRRYRKFYRAIMPPYIGHKLKIYPEAKMRARSVQAYLAALETFSKQELEEYFGEIANLMHDDFNQEVIERLKQHVSNEDYCMLVSGAFTPLLHAVTKELPIEKIIGTEVPYEANVLAHKTAVIHIQGSLKTEKILEALGDQAIDWKNSFAYGDSLSDVPVLELVGNPVAVRPEARLRTLATERNWEII from the coding sequence ATGCGCGTCGCCATATTTGATTTCGATGGCACTTTATATTCAAAAGAAACGTTTCAGTTAATGATGAACCACCTAAAAAACCATCCCGTCCATAACCGACGGTATCGTAAATTTTATCGAGCGATCATGCCACCGTATATTGGACATAAACTGAAAATCTACCCGGAAGCAAAAATGCGGGCACGTTCTGTCCAGGCATACCTTGCAGCACTCGAGACTTTTTCAAAACAAGAGCTGGAAGAATACTTTGGGGAAATCGCTAATCTCATGCACGATGATTTCAATCAGGAAGTTATCGAGCGTCTGAAGCAGCACGTCTCAAACGAAGATTATTGCATGCTGGTGTCCGGTGCGTTTACTCCGCTCTTGCACGCAGTGACCAAAGAGCTGCCCATCGAAAAAATCATCGGTACGGAAGTGCCCTATGAGGCCAATGTTCTGGCGCACAAGACAGCCGTTATCCATATCCAAGGTTCACTTAAAACCGAGAAAATTTTAGAAGCGCTTGGCGACCAAGCCATCGATTGGAAAAATAGCTTTGCTTATGGCGACAGCTTGTCAGACGTCCCTGTTCTCGAACTGGTTGGCAATCCGGTCGCTGTGCGGCCAGAAGCACGTCTCCGCACACTCGCCACTGAAC